Genomic DNA from Fimbriimonas ginsengisoli Gsoil 348:
CCCGAGGTGGAGTTGAACACGGCGATTTCACCCGTCTCGGGGTCTAGATACTGGCCAAACTCGCCGCGCTTCCTCCACATCGACTCGAAGGCGGCGGCGAGCCGCCGGGCGGATTGCTCCCACTCCGGCTTGATCTCGTTTCGGTGGCCCTGCGCGATCAGGATCTGGAAGAACTTGAAGAACATGACCAGCGCGTCGGCGTTCTTCCTGGTCAGCACAAATGGACGACCATCGAGAGAGCGATCGGCGCGTATCAGTCCTTTCGCGGTGATCCCGCCATAGAAGAGCCCGCTCTTCCCTTGGAGCTTTGCGACTACGAAGTCGAGCTGCCGCTCGACATGCGCCCGTTCTAGGGGATCGCCGAGAGCCAGCATCGGGGTTTGCATGAATCCGCTGACCCAGCCGAGCTGAAAGTCTGGACTGTTTTCGGGAAGGTAGTAGCCGCCGACCGGTGCCTCTTGCCAGCGCTTTTTGAAGCGCGGCGCGATGGTCTCAGCCATCTTGCTCATCGGGACGAGGTTGCGAGGCTGGTTGGGTCCGGTCAATGCTTTTCGAACGGACAGGAGCTTGTTCAGGAGGTCCGGGATCCCTTTCGCCGGGAATGAATAGCTCTTAAACTTCAAGGTCAGCTCGTCGCCAGCTTTCCAATCGGCGCCCACATCGCCGCTCGGGCGAAATCCGCCGAACTCAGCCGCGCGCTCGCGCACCCCGGGAGCGCTGACGATGAAGCTGATTCGGTCCTGTACGGCGTTTTCTTCGATTCGCAAACCGTTGTTGCCGAATCGAGATTTTTGCTCGCACAGGAGGATGAACCCTTTCTTTTGGTTGGGCGAGTAATAAGCCACCGCCGGAATCGAAGCGTTGCCGGTCTGCAACTCGATCAGGGAGGACTTGCCCGGCTTCAGCTCGAGTCGAGGGTTATTCGACATCGTGACCGGCAGATTAGGGTTGAAGAACATCGAGCGCGGGTAGGCCGGCATATAGCCGTCACCGAGGGCGTGCAGGCGGTTGCCGTTGTAGATCGCGGCAGGCACGATCACGTAGTTCTTGGGCGTCCAACGCGCGAAGTCGAATGCCACGGCGACGCCGGCCGCCTTGGCGGCTCCCTTGACGAGGCGGAAGGTGACCTGGAAGGAATCGGACGATCCCCGGCGTTCGCAGCTCCAGAATGCTCCACCGACGGCGGAGGGGCGAGGAGCAACCTCCGTTGTCCGTTGGAGCTTCGAGCCTTCGTAGTCGCAGACAAGAAACCGAACCTGCTCCCTGCTCACGGCCACGTCGGGCATCATCGACTTCGTTTGTGCCGCGGCACTGGTCGCGGCAAGCATGCCACACCAGATCAGTGCGGGAACCTTGCTCATCGAGGTGTCCTTGGAGGCAAGAGGATCGGTTTTTCCGCGAGCCAGACCGTGAGCTCGTACGGAGAGGCGGCTTGGCCGGTGAACGATACTCTTACCGTCGACTGACCTTTCGGGATTTGCACGCGACCACGAACGGTCAAGGGAGCAAGCTCCTTTCGGAACTTGTCGGCGAGATAGGCGCGGCCGTGCTTCGCTATGACGAACTGCCCCGCTTCTATCTTGTGGTCGCAGGCGACTTGACCTCCCTCCGGGAGATCGATGGTAAGCCCGGTAACCGGCGACGCTATCCGAAGGGAAAATTGAAGCGGCTGCTCGGCGTAAGGGTTAGTTACTTCGCCCGAAGTTAGGCGTAGCTCGCGGATTGGGACCAGAGCGAGCGTTCCATCGGCACGGCTCTCTAGGTGGAATTTGCGGTTCAAATCCCGGAGGAGCGACTTCACGGCCGGCGTGAAGGCCCCGCGGGCGCGGGCATCCTCCCAAGTGCGGAACGCTTTGAATATCTCATCCTTCTCCCCGCTCGGCTCGACCGCGTCCTGGCTGAGTCCCAGCATGTAGGTCGCATCCCAGCCGATCGCCTTCGCCTGAAGGTTCTCGGCATCGTAGACGGACCAGTCGCGATGATAGTCCTGGATGCCGAAGGTGGGTGGGAAGTAGCTGTTGCCGAGGCCGTTTCTCACGTCTTTCCCTTCGATTCCCCAGCGGTTGAGAACCGGGTCGAACATGTTGGCGCCGCCTCCCACGTTGCAAACGCTCATGTACTCCCAACCTCCCGCGAAGACACAGGAGCCCATGATTCGAGGCGCCTTGCCGTTTGTTAGTTTGCCGAAAGTCTCGACGAATCTGCGGAGGAATCTGCGAACGCCGAAGTACCCGTGGTTTTGATAGAGCGTGCTTTCGAGCCCATCGAAATCGATGTACTCCATCCCGTTTTCCACCAGCACCTTGGCATAGTAGTCGGCGTAGTCGAGCATGCCGGCCATGTCCGGCACAAAGCCGCCGTAGCAGTTCATTTGGAGCTTAGCAAGCTCGCTCCCCGCCGGGTGCGGCAGGGCGGCCGTGCCGTATTGCCCGCGTTGGATCCCTTTGAGAGTGTAGGGTGGTCGGTCGGAAATGCCGGAGTATTTCAGGATCTCGGTTCCGATGCGGATCGCGTTCGATCCATCGCGCATCGGCCAAGTCCCATCCTCGGCGAGAAAGGAAGGGTCGTCGACCGTAATCTCGGTGTCGGTTGGAGTGATCTCGCGCGCAAGCTTGGTCCGAAGAACGGTTTGAAGCTTCGGGCTGGCGTCGGGAGTGACGTCCGAGTTTCGCCCCGCTTGGGCGAAGAGGCAAAGGGTGTGCAGTCCGTACTTTATGCCGTGGCGGCCGAGCTCGCGGGTGTATTCGCGGTAGGTCAGCTTCCGGCCGTCGGAAAACCCCACCCTCGGTCCAAGCCAATGGTCGGCGGGATCCGCATAATATTCCCCCTGCGCCTCGTCTTGCACCGCGTGCAATCCGAGCGCATCGGCGTATTCGATCAGCTTGTCGTGAGGGCCGGTCCAAGCGATATCGGTCTTAAATCCCCGCGGGTCGCGCACCCACTTTCCATCCATCTTCACATGGGGGAGATGCTCTGCGTCGGCGATTTCTTCGAGTACCGCGAGGCCGTCTCGGTCCGGACAGGCGTATAGGGCGACTCCGGAACCAATGAAATCGACGTTCACCGGGTCGGTGACCTGGTGTCGAGGCCGGGATCCGGGGAAATGCGGAAGTAGGGAAAAGGTGAATGTGCGAGGGCGGCGGCGGTCTCGCGAGTGGTAGGCCAGGCTCGATCCATAGGCCGGCTCGAGGCGGCAGCCAGTGCCATAGACCATCTGGAAATACTCCTCGGGATGGGAGTAAAACGCAACGTCACTGACCCCGTCCCCCCCGATGTTAAACGTCTGCCCCTCTTTGAGCCCCGCCGGAAGCGGCAAAGTCTTGGGATCGGGCGAATGCACGTAATACTGCATGCCGTAGGCATCCCCCGGCGAAGGCGCGCCCGCGATCGTATTGTCATCGAGTCCGACCATCCCAATCGCCCAATCGTCCTCCCGAACGACCCCGATGAGGTCTCCGATCCGCTTGGAGACGGTCGTCCTGATCGGACCCCACACTACGTCGTCGACGTTCTCCCGGTGGGTGAGCGAGAGAAGTTGAAACCGGAAGTAGCGGCTTTTGGCTTGGGTTTTTACCCGGGCGACCGCTCCGTTCCTGTACCTAAGTTCGATTTCTCCGTTTGATGCGGCTGAGGCGGAGTCGGGAGCCATCAGATCGTTGTCCGGTTGACCGGCACGGTGGAGACTCAACAGAGGAGACGGCCGGCCAGCCGGGCTATATTCCCTACCCGTCGCCTGGGATACCAGTGAAGTGACCCAGCCGTGACTGTTCACCACGATGCGAGCATCTCGCGACTGAAGAATCAGCAACCTGGCAGGTTGCATTGGAAGCAAGGCAAGGAAAATCAGTGAGGCAATCATAAGTTTCGAAGGTTTCCGCTCGCGTCCTTCACCTAAGTCATTCTATTGCCGACGGCCCGCAGGAGGTCAGGGGGCGAGCGGGCTCCTTTAGAGACGAGCCTTTATCGCGGAGCGTTGAAGATATCTAGCTACCTGAAAACCCGCTCGAATTCGCTTTCCGGCATGTTTCGCGGTAGGCGCCGCTACCATCAGGATTCGAGGTGGGTCGCCAGCGAAAGCCTCAAATGCTTCATGGAGCGTGGTGCCAACGATTGGCATCCGGGCCGGGTTGAGGAGCCGCTTCGGTCTACTTCGAAGTTCAGGGTTGAACGCCGATCCGCACTTCAAGGAATCGATTATCGTTCGGCAGGCGTCTGAGCCCATGGCAAAAAGTTCGAATCCCGTGCGGTGTACCAATTCATGTGTTACCTGAAATGTCGTAATGTGCTGGCTTAAGACACTCGCGTCAACCGCGAAGCATTAAACGGGCAAAACCCGTTAGAAGGGGTCTAGGGCATGTCCTACTTCGAGCTTCAGATGCTCCGGCGTGACGATATCTGCGCCCATATGCTGTCGCACGCAACAAACGCCGCTAGAATGGGCTCATATGTACCCCCCTCCCGACGTTCCACGTAGGAAGCCGCGCTGGAGTTATTTCCTCGTTGCGGTGGGAGTGTTTATGTTCGTCTTGCCAGTGATATTCATGATGGCCGGCATGCTTGGCCTGGGGCGTGTGGTGACCACTCACGATTACGCACACGACGTTCATGAGAAGGATGTTACGGCCACCCAGATGGGCATCGGTGGCACGGTTGCCATCCCGGCTCCGAATGGCGTCGAGATGACGGACGTCGCCTCCGGCGACACCAAGACTTGGTACCAGCCGACCGGCGATTGGCGTATCTGGGGAGTTGCTGGCCCGAACAGAAACCGACTCGCCATTTTCACCGAGAACGATATGTCCGCGAAACTTCATCGGCTGAACACGCTCGACATGGGTTCGGGGGTGGTCCGACGACTATTTGAACGCCCGGGCGATGCCCTGTGGGACCATGCGATTAGCGACAATATGGTGGTCGCCGGTGCGTCTGACGTGGCCGTGATCGCCGACGGAGTGGGCAACGAGCAGCTTCACGCTCCCGAGGCATACATGCCTGTTTGCGATCTCGAACGGGTTGACCTCACGACAGGAGCCACTCGGAGGTTCAAGGTAAGGGCATTCGAGAGCACCATGGCGATCTCCGGCGATGGCCGCTACGTTTTCTACGTAGCGGGGCTTGATAGCAATAGGGCGGCCAGGCTGCAGAACCTTTCCGCGCCGAAGTCCGCTCCTACCGAAGGTCCAACTCCGGTCGTCTTTCGCTTAGATATGGTGTCCGGGAGATCGACTGCTCTATTCCCCGGATGGAACGTCACTGGCGACCCCGACGATGGCCTCGTCTTAATTAGCGACTACGACGGTAACGTGACCGTCTTTGACTTGACAACCTTGCGTTCTAGGCCGTTCTCAAAACCCAACTACGTTCACACGCCGCTTGGCCTTGTGGGAGGAAGCATCCTTATCTCACGCGCGATGCAAGCTCGGCGCGAGGACGTAGAGTTGACTCGGTTCAATGGTTTGCCAGGCCCACGACCAATGCCGCGTGTCGTAGCGTACGACGGGAAAGGCAGGCGAATCGCCACCTTAGTGAAGGCCTTCGACCCTCGCCACCAAGCCAGTTACAGCCCGTGGCCAAAGCCAATCACGAAGAGATAGTCGGGAGGCTCGTAGGTGACGCTCAAGTTGCCACATTCGGCTACTGGGGTCCACTCGAACGATTAATTCGGCAAAGGAATGACATATGGAACCGCAATAGCGAGATTTGCGAGCATTCGACTTCGGGATCGTCACATCAGGCTCTTCGATGAGAGGATGGCCCGAGCAAGCTGCTTGTCGAATTCGGTCCCATTCAATTGCGTCTACCCAAGGAGCAGAGTTCCAAACCTGCTCCGTGCGGTGTACATGCCGTCTTGAGCCTAGAGTCCAGTACATGACGGGACGGGATTCAAACGTCAATCACCTCGGAGGCCAGAAAAGACGATTGTTGCGGTAGCTACTTAGCAGTTTCCAGGTTCCCTCAGAAACAACCTCGACGGTTCCGTTCACAACCTTGAATGCGGTGTGAATATCGGAAACGTAGGCTTTGTTACCGATTTCCGCTGCCCACTTCTCTGCGTTCTCCATCGTGTTCCACGGGCAGCCATCGGCGCCCGAGTGGGGAAAGATCGAGAAGTCTACGACTCCTAAGGCTCGATCGCCTCCTCCGGGAGGATTCCAGCCTACAAAGTCCGATCCGATGCGGGGCGTCATCACCATGCTTCCGGCGCTTAAGCCAACCCAAAGCTTATCGTCCAAGTTCGGCAGGAGGTCCGCAAGACCGGATTCTCCCATCCAGTGGGCCAGGTAAAGGGCGTCGCCGCCATTCACAAGGAGGGCATCCGAGGCCTCAATCCAGCCCACCCAGCGCTCGTTGTTGAGGCTGGGGTGCAAATCGCAGTCGATCAGCGGAGTAGATTTTTGAAGTTCTACGAGGCGTTTGAGCGCGGCGGCAAGCCACGCTAGTTACGGGCGAGGATGGTCCGGGCCAACAGCCTCTGGGATTCTGTCGCACTCCTGGCAGAACAGAGAAACGGCGGCGTATGATCCGGGAATGTCCACCTCCGCACTTCCCGATCTCTGCGGTCTAGTTCGTGCTCGGTCGCGAGAGAATCAACAAGCGATGGAAAGGCTCGATGGGCTCCCCGGTCCACAAATCGCCATCCTTCGGGAAGAAATGGAATCTCTGGTCAAGGTTATGTACCTCCTGCGGCTCGATATGGGCGAAAGGGAGGCAACCGCGCGGAACGTTTTAGACGGAAGAGGCTTCTGCGACCCGAGCGGGCAACCGATCACAGACCAAGAAATGCTCGCGGTTGCGGGGACCCTTCACGGATGGGCAAAAATCGTTTACACCTTTGCCCGGGTGTTCATCCATTTCGCGTCGCTTTATTCCTTCGCGAGTCGTGACCCGCTTGACCAACTGACTACTGCCGAGCGGCGAACGATTGTCGATCACTTGAACGGCTGCCACGAAGGGCGTCTCAACGACAAATCGCCGTTTGATGCGCTTGCCCCTCTTCTCGTTCGCGTCTTCAACAACATATCGATGAACCTGACATGCTATCTGGCAATTCTCGAAGCCGGAAGATCGATAGAGCCTGTGTAAGGCCCCTACGGTTTCCAGTCGCCGTCGGCGGTTCCATCCGGACTTACCGCCACCACCTTGTACCCCTCCGGGTCTTTCATCCAAATCTCCCAGTGGTTGGGCCCGCCATTCCGATCGGGAGGATTACAGTGCTTGTCGAGCAGAATTTCCACCCCCATCTCATGCGCTCGCTCCACCAACGCGTCGAAATCGTCGACCTCAAACCAGATCGGCGGCCCAATGCAGAGTGGCTGAGTCTGATCCGCGATCACGGGCCGCGAGGATCTGGAACGTCGGTGACGTTGGAATCCTGGAGGTTGCGGCCTTTGTGTCCCGCAACGATCGGGGCAGTTTGCGCAAGTAAACTTCGAGCCGATGAACGATCGGACGGTGTTCCGCGCGGCGGAGGTGGCGGACTTGCCGCAGATGGTGCAGCTTTCGCATGAATACCGGCTCCAACTTAGTACGTTCCAGCCAACCATGTGGCGGATGTCGGAGGACGGAGACCGCATCCAGATCGACTATTTCGGCCACTTGCTCCAGCAGGGAAACGTCGCCGCTGTCGTGGCAATGAAATCTGATCGGGTGGCGGCATTTGCGATCGGAAGCCTAGTCCCGGCCCCGCCGGTCTACGCTCCAGGTGGACTCACCTTCCTAATCGACGATTTCGCCATTGCCGAAAACGAGAGTTGGGACACGCTGGGCCAGCAGGTTCTATCAGAGATGATCCTCTTGGCAACCGCGCGGGGCGCCGTGCAGGCCGTCGTTATCTGCCCCAACCTCCTCGAAGACAAGCGACTCGCCCTCTCATCTTCCGGCTTTACCGTTGCCTCCGAATGGTGGGTTCGCAACCTCTGACCGCGGGCTGCCCTAGGCCGGCCACTATCGCTCCGCCAAAACCGATTGCGTTCCCATTTTACGGGGGCGACGAACAGTCGCCCCCGTGAGGAACCGTTCACTGAGCGAAAAGAATCAAGTTGCCGTCTGGGTCCGTGACGATGAAGGTACGAGATCCCCAAGGTTCGGTGCGGAGAGTTTGGTGGAACTCCACTCCGTTGGCTTGGTACTGCAGAAAGAGCGCCTTAATCGAATCGACACAAATAGTAGCCGAGAGATAACGCGCAGGCACTCTTCAAGGCGTCAACGTATTCTCCGAAGGACCAGCACCCAGTCTTGCGGCGAGGGGAGGCCGGGGGCTCGGAACTCGCTAAAGACGATTACCGGGCGGGTCAGCTTTCCCGTTGCGTCCGAGAGGCGGTAGTTGGAGTACTCCTGATGGTCGCCAACCTGATACATCCAGAGTCCGGCCGAGCCTTTCGAACGGTTTGCGATCCGCACGCTCTGGGTGGCTACCTTTCGGACGCCGTCTCGTAGCTCCATGATGGCGTTGTCGCCGCACACCGTTGCCGTGAGAGTGATCCTCGGACCCAGGTCTCGCACCTCCACCTTCCCGAGCATTTCTCCGTAATCGCCACTTCGCCGGTCATGGATATAGATCGCATGCAGCAGGGGCGAGTACAGCGCGACCACGTAGTTGTCCTTGTCGTGATAGCGAAGCATAAGCCCCGCTTCGGCATCGCTTCGAGCCTCGACGCTGGCAGTCGCGTCGGCTACGTCGATCTTGGGCAAAATCGTCAGCATCCCCTTCTGGCCAATAAGCTTTCCGTCGACGCGACGGGTGGCGGTGCCGGCATCTTGCCAGCCGTCGAGAGGATCGTCGGCCAGGACGGCCGAGGAGTGCCGGAAGACGGGGGTATGTTCGGGGTCGACACGCATAAAATCGCCCGCATCGAACTGCTTCCCGCGAACCGGGTCGAAGTAGAACGCGTGGTACGGCACATCCGCCTCGAGTCCCTTTACGATCGTGCCGGTCCAGTTGTAGACTCCCCGCCGCGGCTGATAGACGACCCGCGCTTCGCCCGGCACACCGGCCGCGAACGAATCCGCCTCCGCCCATTCCGGATGGGGTTCGAAGCGAGACCAGGGCAGCGTTTCGAGAAGACGTTTGCCCAACCCTATCTGCGTCGAGCCCGGGTAAGCCATTCCCTCCTTCCACGTCGTAAGGTCGTACACCCGGTTTACACCCGGGGCGCTCTGGACGCCAGGGTCTCCATCCACGCTCGCGTGCCACACCCCCGCCGCGCCGTAAGTGAGCCCGGCGGCTCCGCTCAGCATGCTTGCCCAAAACACGTACCGCTCGACATCTTGGTATGCCGACTGCATGTGCCCTTCGTAGCAGAACTCCCCGATGAGCGCGGGCATCGCGGGCTGGCGCGCAACCGCCGCCTTTAACTGCGGGATGGCGGCCATCCCCGCGGCCATGTCGCCGTGGCCGGTTTGGAGCATGTCGAAATTCACCGCCCCTTCGTCCGTCACCGAGAGGCGGCCGGATTGCTGCGGGTGGATGGAGATCGGCCGATCGCACGGATCGGTCGCGCGAATCATCAGGGCGACTTTCGTCCATTCAGGCCCTTGCGCCTCCCCGCCCGTGATCCAGACCGTCGGGTAAGCCCAGTATCGGGCGATGAGATACCGCCAGTGGCGCTTTATTCCTTCGATCCCCACCATGCGCATCGCATCGCAGTCGCCCCGCCCCCATCCGCCCACGATCACGGGAACGATGCCCGAATCGACGAGGTGGGCGAACCTTCGGTCGGCGTAGTCGAAGTAGCTCGGATTGACCGCGCTGAACTCCTTCGTCTTATACGGCAACCCGCCTTCGTTCTCCCAAAGGGGCTGAAACGGCAGTTCGTCGGGGTACGGCCCGCAAACGATCTGAACGGCCGAGAACCCCTTCCCCACCCGATCCGCGGTGAGTTCTTGGAACCCTTCCCACGTCAGCCGCTTGCTGAGCGCCTTCCACCACGTGTCCGCCAACCAGAAGAACGACGTTCCATCCACATGTTCGAAATGCCGGTGATCGGCCGCGATTCGAAGCTGGCCGTGTTTGTAGAGCGGATTCGCGCCTTGGTACGGCTCGATTTCGACCGTGCCGGTTACGCCATCCAACCCTTTATCGGCATGGTCGGAGCAGATCGATCGGTAACTTTGCTTACCGAGGGTCGGGGAGGCAAATCGGACC
This window encodes:
- a CDS encoding Type 1 glutamine amidotransferase-like domain-containing protein, translated to MHPSLNNERWVGWIEASDALLVNGGDALYLAHWMGESGLADLLPNLDDKLWVGLSAGSMVMTPRIGSDFVGWNPPGGGDRALGVVDFSIFPHSGADGCPWNTMENAEKWAAEIGNKAYVSDIHTAFKVVNGTVEVVSEGTWKLLSSYRNNRLFWPPR
- a CDS encoding VOC family protein, whose translation is MIADQTQPLCIGPPIWFEVDDFDALVERAHEMGVEILLDKHCNPPDRNGGPNHWEIWMKDPEGYKVVAVSPDGTADGDWKP
- a CDS encoding DUF4038 domain-containing protein, coding for METISFRLPNLGRILAAGLFSLAAFASASPGQVLRTQANVAVEVAFTSQRHHVNSFVEVVLDVEFTDSTGKTKKVPAFWAGGEIWKVRFASPTLGKQSYRSICSDHADKGLDGVTGTVEIEPYQGANPLYKHGQLRIAADHRHFEHVDGTSFFWLADTWWKALSKRLTWEGFQELTADRVGKGFSAVQIVCGPYPDELPFQPLWENEGGLPYKTKEFSAVNPSYFDYADRRFAHLVDSGIVPVIVGGWGRGDCDAMRMVGIEGIKRHWRYLIARYWAYPTVWITGGEAQGPEWTKVALMIRATDPCDRPISIHPQQSGRLSVTDEGAVNFDMLQTGHGDMAAGMAAIPQLKAAVARQPAMPALIGEFCYEGHMQSAYQDVERYVFWASMLSGAAGLTYGAAGVWHASVDGDPGVQSAPGVNRVYDLTTWKEGMAYPGSTQIGLGKRLLETLPWSRFEPHPEWAEADSFAAGVPGEARVVYQPRRGVYNWTGTIVKGLEADVPYHAFYFDPVRGKQFDAGDFMRVDPEHTPVFRHSSAVLADDPLDGWQDAGTATRRVDGKLIGQKGMLTILPKIDVADATASVEARSDAEAGLMLRYHDKDNYVVALYSPLLHAIYIHDRRSGDYGEMLGKVEVRDLGPRITLTATVCGDNAIMELRDGVRKVATQSVRIANRSKGSAGLWMYQVGDHQEYSNYRLSDATGKLTRPVIVFSEFRAPGLPSPQDWVLVLRRIR